In Vagococcus luciliae, one genomic interval encodes:
- a CDS encoding type I restriction-modification system subunit M, protein MGKELNSKLYGAADNLRSKMDASEYKNYLLGLIFYKYLSDKLLLEVVEQAGESIEDYPTQTEQTELYKSLLEDEDTRDDLIETLEDILNYVIAPEYLFNVLTAQAKANTFQLNDLKKAFANLSNTYDQFIGLFDDVDLSSRKLGNDEQQQNITITEVLKKLDDIDVLGHEGDVIGDAYEFLIGQFASEAGKKAGEFYTPAEVSVMMARIAAIGQEDKKLFSVYDPTMGSGSLMLHIRDYINHPDNVKYHGQELNTTTFNLAKMNLILHGVDKEDMNLRNGDTLNKDWPTNEPYTFDSVVMNPPYSAKWSADATFLDDARFNRYGKLAPKSKADFAFLLHGFYHLKDTGTMAIVLPHGVLFRGAAEGVIRKKLLEDGSIDAVIGMPANLFFGTSIPTTVIILKKNKTTRDVLFIDASREFEKGKNQNKLSNENIDKIVETYKERKNIDKYSHVATFDEIKENDYNLNIPRYVDTFEEEEPVDMEKVGQELKEIREEKKKLNSELESMIRSLTYSKEDEAWIKGALEVFSDDK, encoded by the coding sequence ATGGGAAAAGAATTAAATAGTAAATTATACGGAGCAGCAGATAACTTAAGAAGTAAAATGGATGCATCAGAATATAAAAACTATTTGTTAGGACTAATTTTTTATAAATACTTATCAGACAAATTATTATTAGAAGTTGTTGAACAAGCAGGAGAATCTATAGAGGACTATCCAACACAAACAGAACAAACAGAACTTTATAAGTCATTATTAGAGGATGAAGATACAAGAGATGATTTGATTGAAACATTGGAAGATATTTTGAATTATGTCATTGCACCAGAGTATTTATTTAATGTGTTAACGGCTCAAGCCAAAGCAAATACCTTTCAGTTAAATGATTTGAAAAAAGCATTTGCTAACTTGTCTAATACATATGATCAATTTATTGGTTTATTTGATGATGTGGATTTGTCTTCGAGAAAATTAGGAAATGATGAACAACAACAAAATATCACCATCACGGAAGTCTTAAAAAAATTGGATGACATTGATGTGCTTGGTCATGAGGGTGATGTGATTGGGGATGCGTATGAGTTTCTGATTGGGCAATTCGCCTCAGAAGCTGGTAAAAAAGCCGGGGAATTTTACACACCAGCTGAAGTATCAGTGATGATGGCTCGTATAGCTGCAATAGGACAAGAAGATAAAAAATTATTCAGTGTATATGACCCAACAATGGGATCTGGCTCGTTGATGTTGCATATTCGTGATTATATCAATCATCCAGATAATGTGAAATACCACGGACAAGAGTTAAATACGACTACTTTTAATTTAGCAAAAATGAATCTTATCTTACATGGTGTGGATAAAGAAGATATGAATCTTAGAAACGGTGATACTTTAAATAAAGATTGGCCTACTAATGAGCCTTACACATTTGATTCAGTTGTGATGAATCCTCCATACTCAGCAAAATGGTCAGCCGATGCAACTTTTTTAGATGATGCACGTTTTAATCGTTATGGAAAATTAGCTCCAAAATCAAAAGCCGATTTTGCCTTTTTATTACATGGTTTTTATCATTTAAAAGATACAGGAACAATGGCGATTGTGTTACCTCATGGTGTGTTATTTAGAGGAGCAGCAGAAGGTGTGATACGTAAAAAATTATTAGAAGACGGTAGTATTGATGCTGTGATTGGTATGCCGGCTAATCTATTCTTTGGGACCTCTATTCCAACGACTGTTATCATCTTGAAGAAAAATAAAACGACCAGGGATGTATTGTTTATTGATGCCAGTCGAGAGTTTGAAAAAGGAAAAAATCAAAATAAACTATCTAATGAAAACATCGATAAAATAGTCGAAACATATAAAGAGAGAAAAAATATCGATAAATACTCTCATGTAGCGACATTTGATGAAATCAAAGAAAATGACTATAACTTAAATATCCCTCGCTATGTTGACACATTTGAAGAAGAAGAGCCAGTCGATATGGAAAAAGTTGGACAAGAATTAAAAGAAATACGAGAAGAAAAGAAAAAACTTAACAGTGAACTTGAAAGCATGATACGCTCACTAACATATAGCAAGGAAGATGAAGCGTGGATAAAAGGGGCATTAGAGGTGTTTAGTGATGATAAATAA
- a CDS encoding restriction endonuclease subunit S: protein MINKQVPSIRFSGFTDAWEQRKVGDIFDVTRGKVLSSDKISEKCNIEMKYPVYSSQTKNNGLMGYFNEYLFDTAITWTTDGANAGTVNFREGKFYSTNVNGVLLSDKGFANNTIAEILNLEAWKHVSKVGNPKLMNNIMSEIKIHIPKCMQEQTHIGNFFKQLDDTIALHQRELDLLKEQKKGFLQKMFPKKDETVPEIRFEGFTDAWEQRKLEDGVTKVGDGLHGTPKYFDNGGIYFLNGNNIIDGKIKITHETKQVTKEEQSVNDKLLNNKTILMSINGTIGNLAFYNNEPVMLGKSVAYIIVSTYDKYFLYYVLQTNNTLKFFLNHLTGTTIKNLGLKTIRETPIKSPKNVEEQTKIGNFFKQLDDTIALHQRELEELKEMKKGFLQKMFV, encoded by the coding sequence ATGATAAATAAACAAGTACCTAGTATTCGTTTTAGTGGATTTACTGACGCTTGGGAACAGCGTAAAGTTGGAGATATTTTTGATGTAACTAGAGGTAAAGTATTATCCTCAGATAAAATTAGCGAAAAATGTAATATAGAAATGAAATATCCTGTATATTCTTCGCAGACTAAAAATAATGGATTGATGGGTTATTTTAATGAGTATTTATTTGATACAGCGATAACATGGACTACAGATGGAGCAAATGCAGGTACTGTAAATTTCAGAGAAGGCAAATTTTATAGTACAAATGTAAATGGAGTTCTATTATCTGATAAAGGGTTTGCAAATAATACAATTGCAGAGATATTGAATTTGGAGGCATGGAAACATGTATCTAAAGTTGGAAATCCTAAACTAATGAATAATATTATGAGTGAAATAAAGATACATATTCCCAAATGTATGCAAGAACAAACTCATATCGGCAACTTCTTCAAACAACTTGATGACACTATCGCACTTCATCAGCGTGAGCTAGATTTACTCAAAGAACAGAAAAAAGGATTTTTACAAAAAATGTTCCCTAAAAAAGATGAAACTGTACCTGAAATTCGATTTGAAGGATTTACTGACGCTTGGGAACAGCGTAAGTTAGAAGATGGTGTTACCAAAGTTGGTGATGGACTTCATGGAACCCCTAAGTATTTTGATAATGGAGGTATTTATTTTCTAAATGGTAATAACATTATAGATGGTAAAATAAAAATTACTCATGAAACTAAACAAGTCACAAAAGAAGAACAATCAGTTAATGATAAGTTGCTGAATAATAAAACTATTTTAATGTCTATAAATGGAACAATTGGTAATTTAGCATTTTATAACAATGAGCCTGTTATGCTAGGGAAAAGTGTAGCTTACATTATTGTATCTACATATGATAAATACTTTTTATATTATGTTCTACAAACAAATAACACTCTAAAATTTTTTTTAAATCATCTGACAGGCACTACAATTAAAAATTTAGGATTAAAGACAATTAGAGAAACTCCAATAAAATCACCTAAAAATGTTGAAGAACAAACCAAAATTGGTAACTTCTTCAAACAATTAGATGATACTATCGCACTTCATCAGCGTGAGTTGGAAGAGTTAAAAGAAATGAAAAAAGGATTTTTACAAAAAATGTTTGTATAA